A DNA window from Desulfuromonas sp. contains the following coding sequences:
- a CDS encoding tRNA (guanosine(37)-N1)-methyltransferase TrmD, which translates to MKIDILTLFPGLFDSPFSESIIGKAQQRGLLKVQTHFLRDWAEGKHKITDDTPYGGGDGMVMKPEPIGRALDDLRVSSSGSPVLLMTPQGKQFRQEDAERLAGHDGLIFVCGRYEGFDERVRYLVDEEFSIGDYVLTGGEPAAMVMIDAIGRLLPGVLGCDTSAAGDSFSDGLLEYPQYTRPEDFRGWPVPDVLRSGNHAAIARWRRQEQLRRTYQRRPELLEATDLDAEDRRMLEFIRQEAGEEE; encoded by the coding sequence ATGAAAATTGACATCCTGACTTTATTCCCCGGCCTCTTTGATTCGCCATTTTCCGAAAGTATTATCGGCAAGGCGCAGCAAAGAGGGCTGCTGAAAGTGCAGACACATTTTCTGCGTGACTGGGCCGAGGGGAAACATAAAATAACCGATGATACCCCGTACGGGGGTGGTGATGGCATGGTGATGAAGCCGGAACCGATCGGTCGAGCGCTCGATGATTTACGCGTCTCATCATCCGGGTCACCGGTTTTACTGATGACGCCGCAGGGGAAGCAGTTCCGGCAGGAAGACGCCGAACGTCTTGCCGGGCACGATGGCTTGATCTTCGTCTGTGGTCGATATGAAGGATTTGATGAGCGGGTTCGGTATCTGGTCGATGAGGAATTTTCGATTGGCGATTATGTCCTGACCGGTGGTGAGCCGGCGGCGATGGTCATGATCGATGCTATCGGTCGTTTGCTGCCAGGAGTTCTCGGTTGCGATACCAGTGCTGCCGGTGATTCATTCTCGGACGGATTGCTTGAGTATCCGCAGTACACTCGGCCGGAAGATTTCAGGGGGTGGCCGGTTCCCGATGTTTTACGCTCCGGCAATCACGCAGCGATTGCCCGCTGGCGTCGTCAGGAGCAGTTGCGGCGGACTTATCAGCGGCGGCCCGAGCTTCTTGAAGCGACTGATCTTGATGCCGAAGACAGGCGGATGCTTGAATTTATTCGTCAGGAAGCGGGAGAGGAAGAATGA
- a CDS encoding 50S ribosomal protein L19 encodes MNIVDQIGMEQMKKGLPQFKAGDTLRVHVRIIEGDKERVQVYQGVCIKRVNRGVGSTFTVRKISNGFGVERIFPLHSPSIEKIEVMSIGQVRRAKLYYLRNLQGKAARIREKRHN; translated from the coding sequence ATGAATATCGTCGACCAGATCGGCATGGAACAGATGAAAAAGGGCCTTCCCCAGTTCAAGGCGGGAGATACCCTGCGTGTCCATGTCAGGATTATTGAAGGTGACAAGGAACGTGTGCAGGTTTATCAGGGTGTTTGTATCAAACGGGTGAACCGGGGCGTCGGCTCAACCTTTACCGTCCGGAAAATATCCAACGGGTTTGGTGTCGAGCGGATTTTTCCGCTGCATTCGCCAAGCATCGAAAAGATCGAGGTGATGTCGATTGGTCAGGTACGCCGGGCCAAGCTCTACTATCTGCGTAATCTGCAAGGTAAAGCTGCACGTATCCGCGA